The following are from one region of the Apostichopus japonicus isolate 1M-3 chromosome 17, ASM3797524v1, whole genome shotgun sequence genome:
- the LOC139985066 gene encoding uncharacterized protein produces the protein MSSRCLHTLEAAIVKSQMMILILQISPDAGERYVIGALTGRGVRTQRWRLRQSISRVDPISRLLRRSYAICRGTYHVPCPNHLWHIDGNHKLIPWRLVIHGGIDGYSRRVVYLRCTNNNRAQTVLSLFQEAVNLYGVPSHVRSDLGVENYDVAQFMLARRGLNRGSMITGRSVHNQRIERLWRDVNVKVVRYFKNVFMAMQDDQVLDPLNEIDLSSLQFVFIPRINRALAEFVLQYNNHPLSSCHNQSPNQLFHQGVFGCFIQIILE, from the exons ATGAGTTCCAGATGCCTACACACCTTGGAAGCGGCTATAGTCAAATCACAGATGATGATCTTGATATTACAAATCTCACCAGATGCAG GTGAAAGATATGTCATTGGAGCTTTGACTGGACGAGGAGTAAGAACTCAAAGATGGCGGTTGAGACAGTCCATTTCTCGAGTGGATCCCATCAGTAGATTGCTCAGAAGATCATATGCAATTTGTCGTGGGACATACCATGTTCCTTGCCCAAATCATTTATG GCATATTGATGGTAACCATAAATTAATTCCATGGCGGTTGGTCATCCATGGTGGGATCGATGGATACAGCAGACGGGTAGTGTATCTCAGGTGTACCAACAATAATCGTGCCCAAACAGTCCTTAGTTTATTTCAGGAAGCTGTTAATCTCTATGGTGTCCCCTCCCACGTCAGGTCAGACTTGGGTGTTGAAAACTATGATGTGGCACAGTTTATGCTTGCAAGACGAGGGCTAAACAGAGGAAGTATGATAACAGGGAGGAGCGTGCATAACCAGCGCATAGAGAGGTTATGGAGGGATGTGAATGTAAAGGTTGTCCGTtacttcaaaaatgtttttatggcCATGCAGGATGATCAAGTTCTAGATCCATTGAATGAAATTGATCTTTCATCACTTCAGTTTGTTTTCATACCACGAATCAATAGGGCTCTAGCAGAATTTGTACTTCAGTACAACAACCACCCCCTTAGTTCATGTCATAATCAGTCCCCAAATCAACTGTTCCACCAAGGTGTTTTCGGCTGTTTCATTCAGATTATACTGGAGTAG